The following DNA comes from Candidatus Zixiibacteriota bacterium.
CCTGCGGGCATACCCAGAAACAGCCAGCTCAGCGTATCTCGGAGAAAAAGAGGCTGGCGGATAAAATCGACCCTCAAACAAGATATCCGCATGAATGGTATATCACCGCCACCGGCTCGGGCGATACCAAAGAGAGCGCCGAAAAGAAAGCGATTAACGGCATCGCCCAGACTATCAAGGTGGATATAAAATCACAGCAGATGCTTGTTGAAAATTATCTGGAAAAGGGCACCAGCGATAATATGAAGCTTCAGGCAACGACCTCTTTTACAAACCAGATTGATTTAACGACTCAGCAAAATCTGAAAAATATCAATATTGCCAAAACCTGGCTTTCGGATGAGGATGGCCTCTATTACGCTTTCGCCTATATGGATCGTTCCGAAACCTCTGATATATTAATCAAAGACCTCGAAATACTCGACAAGGACATAGCGGCATATTATCAGGCTATGCAGGAATCAGAAAACAAGCTGACTGCGTTAGCTAATATTACCAAGGCTTTAAGTCTGGCTGTCGAGAGAGACATTAAAAGCGAACAGCTTAATTCTATTTCGCTGGGAAACCGTGAATATACGCCGGCAATAAAATCGACCGAGCTGATTGGCGCCCGTCACGATTTAGCCAAGACCATAGGCGTTATGCTCGATTTAAAATTTGATAAATGGGATGAGTTCCCTGCCACTGTGGCTGAGGTTTTAGGTGCTTATGGTTTGCGCATAGTCGATGTTAATCCGGATATAATAGTTTCCGGCAAGATGAATATGGAGCATCTCGAACGCAAGGGCTTCTTTGTGCGCTGGTATGTCGAGCTTCATTTCACGGAGACCGCCTCCAATTCGGAATTCCTCACCTACAGCGATGATTCCCGCGAGGGCCACAAATCGTACGGAGAGGCAGAACGCCGCGCCGCCAAGCGGATGAGTGTTGCCTTGCGGAAAGATTTGTATAAGAAGTTTGGCGAGCATTTGGAATCGATGCTGGGAGGGAAGTAGGCGGATTATTTTGCAGTAGGCGTCAGGATGTCGCAAGCTTCCATCCTGACGCATAAGAACTTGTGATGAATATATAAGTTAGAGAAAATCATGTCAGGCCTGTCGAGTGTGACGTTTTACACTATTTTAAAGGAAAAGACATGCCATATTTGGATGACTTAAATGGATTTTATGAGTATTTAGAAAAGCTAAGAGAGATATGTTCAAACAAGCTTGGGTTTGAAAATTGTATTGGCATAAAACTATCAAATTGCGATGGCCGATTGCCTTACTGGAAAAAATGTAAACGTGGAATTTATTTCTTTTTCGATGAAAACGAAAAACGTTTAGATCGTAATCCTTTAAGAGTTGTTCGGGTTGGGACTCATGCTATAAAAAGAGACATTGGTAAATCCACTCTATGGGGTCGATTAAAACAACATAAAGGCAATAAAAAAAATATGGGAGGAAATCACCGGGGCTCAATCTTCAGGCTTTTAGTCGGTGAAGCCATGATAAAAAAAGATGATTTGGATTATCCAACATGGGGCATTAGAAACACTGCGAAAGGGGACACAAGAATTGGAGAAGGAGGCCTTGAAGGAGATGTTAGCGAATATATAAGAAATCTGCCATTTCTAATTCTAAGAGTTGATCCGGAAAGCGATAATAAGGAATATGTGTCTAACCACAATGATAGAAAGTATCTGGAAGATAATATTATTGGCCTATTGGGCGACCCAAGAAATTCTGATAAACCATCTGATAACTGGCTTGGAAAAGATTCGTCCAGAGATAAGGTGGTAAATTCAGGCCTTTGGCAAAGTGATGGCATTGGCAATCCATATGATGAAAACTTTTTCAATGTGTTCGAACATTACATTAATGCAATGTAAGCGCAAATTCTTGACAATAAAATTGGAAGCTAAAATGTGCAAATCGTTAATTTTGATTCCCTGTAGCAAAAAAAAGAAGACAGCGGATACAAATAACGAGTTTGACGAACCGCTGGAAGGCTTGATCAATTACAGGCAAAAATTACTGAAGATTATAGCTGATGATAATATTTTGAGCGAAAAGTCGGAGAATGAATGCGGTATATTGAATGAGAATGCTACTCTTACCAGAGCCGTGGATTTGTATCAAGGCACACTCTATAGTAAAGTTGGTCGGGTTCCGACCAACGGGAGAAACCCGACACCTTGCGTCATATAAAAAAAGGAGGAGAAATAAATGCCGATAATTAAAAGATATCTTTCAACTGAAAACCTACCACGGTTTAAAACTGACTTCAAGAATTTAATTAAAATAGTTAATAATTCCAATGGAGAACTTGATTTAGCAATCAGAGACAACTATCTAAATATCTATTACAAAGGCTGCAGCCTTTCGAAAATATCACTCAAAACGCCAAATAAATATAAGGTAAATATTCATAGAAAATTCTTTGAGGGCACAAATGCGCCGGTGCCCCATCCCCGCTACTGCGGGGTGGGTTATGTGCAATACTCATAAATGTCGGATTTAATTTTTACTTTGCTTATGCCAACTTGCTGGTGAACGAATGATAATGAGGCAACCCACTCCCGCTTTGGGCGGGAGTGGGGCACCTTGCTACATGGCTATGTTAAGCATATTGAAAACTATTTTGATGACTACAAAAAGTGCTACGAGATAATGTATGAACAGAAATGCCAAATCGGATTTCTAAACGCACACGCTTTTCCTTCGATAGAAATTGAAAAACCTATTAAAGGAGTTGTAGTCGTTGGCGGCTACTCTATATTAGCGAAAAAAAGTATTGCTAATTTGAAAACCGCTTTCCCTGAGCTTCGAGTGCAGCAATTTAAGTACAAGTTATAAAATTATAAAACACATACACACCACCTAAACAGGTGAGTTTATTTTTCAGACCTGCTATGTTAATCTTATAAATCAATGTTAAAGGTAAGCGTGTCGGGTTGAATAAAGGACTCCGTCCGCTCACTCCGTTCGGAACCTGACCTGAGGCTGGATTCCCAATCAGGTTGGGAATGACGTTGTGATTGGTGTACGCCCCCGTGCGCCAACATTTATATCAATCCTTGTTTGCTATTCCAATATCGGAAAGCGCGGGCAGTGCAGTATCGAATCGTTAACACCTCTGAAATAACTTACCAAGTATGTTATATCCGAGCCTAAAAATTCGCAGGTGCCGTTAACATCTCCACCGACATATAACCAACCAGAAGTTTCCTCATCCCAACAGCTGTCCGGCGGCGGCTCGCCTACTCCCTTGAAATAACGGACGCTGTACGTAACATCGCTTCCCAAAACGTTGCCATCGCCATTAATATCGCCGGGGATATAATCGCAATATACAATAGGCTCCTGGAACCTCGCCACTTTCAAAGTGGGGTCGCCCTGAATACACATGCCATAAAACCAGCCGCGGCTGCTGCTGCCGGCGCATGATTCGATATCCGTCTGTGTCCATGACAAGAAAGCCTGCCCATAGGATGCTCCGCTGCCAAGTGGCCAGTAATAATCCTCGAAACAAAGCATCGAGCCGGTCTTGGTACTGCCGACAGATAGAAGTCCATACTCGGTCTCATATATATACCAGCCGCCCATGTTGTTATACTCAATAAACCGCGCGTTGGAACAGGCAAAAAGATTATACGAAAGCGCCTGCATCATATAGGATTCGATTTCTTCATTATGAAATAGCTGATAGCTGTCTTCATTATAATAAATGTAATGAGCATACGGCGATGAATGCGAACATATCAAGACATGTTCGTATTGACTGTCGGCAACCTCGGCTACATTATTTATATAATTCTGACGACTGGTCTCGTAGATGTCAGTAATTGCATTGGTGTTTGGGAATGCCAGCGCCACATCATTACCCCAGCCGGAGGTATTCCAGTCGTTATCGATGAAAGCTAAGGCGTGGTCGGTCAAGCGCAAGTCGCCGATACGATACTGATGGTTTTTCCGAAAATAATTCTGCAATATCGACACCTCATCAGCGCCGTAGTCGGTCATAGTCGAGGCATACAGACGTCCGACCCAGATATCAGCGTAGTAATCAGGATTCGTATGGCTATCGAATATGCCATCATAATCGGAGTCGCCCCAGGTGCCATCGAGATCCATAAAATAAAGATCGCATGGAAACGTCACAAAATTATAGGGATCCCATGGTTCATCCATCTCATACCAGGGCACGGTTAAATCGCCGATAAGAATTACGCCCTCTATTTCCTGGTTTTGCCAGTGGTTGTATAATGTGTCTCGTAAACTATTAGGGGATTGAGTTTCGAGCGCAGTATATAGATTTACACCGTAGCCATCAAGCCGAAGGTCAAACAGAAATGTATCCAATACCGATTCAATTTGAGGATACAGGTCTTCATTAACAAATATATCAATCATTATATCTGTAGTGATTGTAGGTGTGCTAATCTGTTTAATATTAGCCGAGGGAGAAAAATCCCTTGATTCGATATACTCATCATAAGTAATCGGCCGAGTTGAGTCATCCAGCCAGCGGGTAACCACGATAGTATCGGAATCAAAACTTTGTTGAGCATAAATATATGAAAAACTAAGCAACGCTAACGCTATGATAATTAGAGTTCGCGATTTCATTAAAATCCTCCTTAAAGCAATGTAGATTATTGAGTTTAAAATAACGTATATTTACAATATTGCAAGTGTTAATTAGAGAGACATATTGTTGAGAGAAGTGTCGGGTTTTTCCGCGCCTTCGACGAGTCAGAACCCGACCTTCAATGTTTTGAAAAAATACGGGGAAACTCCTGCAATAATTCCCCTTGCCAAAGCAATCATCAAATTTATATACTAAGGCATAAAATATTGAATATTAATTGTGTACATAAATTGTACATCATCAAGGTTTAAAGGAAGGATAAATAATGACTGAAAAAAGTATCGCCCCCAGGTGGGATTTGGAATCCGTATTTTCCGGCGGTTCTAAGTCCAAAGAATATGCCAAATTCAGGGCGCAAATTAATGCTAAACTTGAAGTGGCTGAAAAAGATGTTGAACGGCTTGCCGGCAAAAGCGACAGCTCTACATACGAGAAATGGGGTAAATTTATCCTCGATATGCAGCAGTTGTATAGAGAAATTTATCATGCCAGTTCTTTCGCCGGATGTCTTGTCAGTCAGGATGTGGACGATACCGAAGGCCATAAAATCGATGCTGAGATTGACGTTTACTCTGCTCAATGGCAGTCGATGATGACTAATTTCGAGGAGTTGTCCCTTAAGCTATCCGATGATGAATGGGATAAATTTATTGCCGCCGCCAAATTGGATGAAATCAGATTCTTCCTCGATCAGATCAGGGAGAAGGCGAAAGATAAAATGCCGCCCGAATATGAGAAGTTGGTTTTAGATCTGGCGGTAGATGGTTATCATGGCTGGAACCGTCTGTATGATAAAATGGCAGGCGATTTACGGGTTGATTTCACCGAAAACAACGAGACTAAAAATATCTCAATGGGGCAATTAGCGCCCAAGATGGATGCGCCCGATAGAAATATCCGCAAGCAGGCATTCGAGAAAATGACCGAAGCCTGGGAATCAAGAGCGGAATTGTCGGCGTTGACATTAAACTCACAGGCTGGATTCAGGCTTGCCCTTTATAAAAATCGCGGCTGGGATTCACCGCTTTTTGAGCCATTGAAGAATGCTCGCCTGAAAAAGGAAACTATTGATGCTATGTGGTCGGTAATTTCCAAAGCCGCTCCCGGATTTAACAAATATGTCGATGCCCGAAAGAAATTGCTGGGTATCGATAGATATATGTGGTATGACCAGACAACTCCGGTTGGCAAACTTGACAAAACCTATTCCTACAAAGAAGCAGGCGATTTTATTGTCGAGCATATCGGCAGTTTCAGCAAGGAGATGGGTGAATTCTCGAAGATGGCGCTTGATAATAACTGGATAGAGGCGGAAGACCGTCCCGGCAAGGCGGCTGGCGGATTTTGTACCGGCTTGCCTATGAAGAAACAATCGCGCATCTTTATGACATACACTCAAACATTCGGCGATTTATCAACATTAGCCCATGAGCTGGGACATGCCTATCATAGCTGGGTACTTAAGGAAAAACCGATATTCGCCTCCCGCTATCCGATGACATTAGCTGAAACCGCTTCCACGTTCAACGAATTGCGGGTTAAGGATGCCGCCTTAGAATTAGCATCCGACAAGCAGGAGAAGCTGATGATGCTTGATCAGAAGCTTCAGGATGCCTATATCATGTTATGCAATATTCATGCTCGTTATCTTTTCGACTCTGTTTTCTATGAAGAACGCAAAAAGGGCATAGTCAGCCGCCAGCAGTTGGATGAAATCATGGTCGATGCGCAAAAGAAAGCTTATGCCGGCACGTTAGATGAGAAAGACGGCTGGCACCCGATGTTCTGGGCCTCCAAGCTGCATTTCTTCTTTACCGGTGTACCGTTCTATAATTTCCCCTATACATTCGGTTATTTATTTGCGATTGGTATCTATGACAGAGCTGTAAAAGAAGGCTCATCATTTGCTGGCGCTTACAAGGCTTTATTGGCAGATACCGGCGGCATGATGACTGAAGAGGTCGCCAAAAAGCATCTCGGCATCGACCTGACCAAAGAGGATTACTGGCAGGATGCTGTCAGCCGCGCAATGGCAGATATCGACTCGTTTGTCAAGCTGGCAGAGGAAGTGTAGTAAAGTTTAGCTCACATTTATATGTTAAGGATGCCCGCCTAAAGCGGACTGACGCCTACTGATACGTCTTCTTGTTGCCAAACAGCGCTTGGTAGCAAGATTAAATTTCATATAAACGTAATGCGTAGGGGCGTATTGCAATACACTCCTGCGCGCTGATGTATACAGAGTTAGATTTATATTGTGGTTGGCGTACGCCAACTTTAATAACTTGCAAAGAATATCAAAAAAATAATCAAGGAATAAAATGACTGCATAATTGTATATAATGACGAAGGATCTCTCTGTACTATGTGGAACATCGCGGTTGGCGTCTCTCCCTTGCACCGACCGCGATTCCGCTAAATGAACTACCCCTGTTAGCCCCGCTGCATTTTTCTATTGTATTCACTGGCGCAATTTCATATATCATTTATTGCAGCGGCTAATCTTATTTGATAGTCGTCTATGTCGCCTTCTTGCAGTCGGGTCTTAAGACTTGACAGCTTGTCGGGCGAGTAACACTCGACAACACATAAGGATTTTGCTGTCAACCTGATGAACAACTAGCATGAAGGAGTAAGGTATAATGGAACTAAAATATATCACTAACAGCAACCGGGAAGCCTGGAATGAAGTAACACCTATTCACCAGAAAGCCCGGAAAGTCAATCTCAAAGAAAAATTCAAAGTTGAAGGCTTTTCAATTTTAGATAAATATGAAACTGAGAAACTTGTAGATATCCCAATTAAGGGCAAGCATGTTGCCCAATTGTGCTGTAATAATGGCAGTGAGACTCTTTCGTTGATTAATCTCGGCGCCGACTCAGGTGTCGGTTTCGATATTTCCGATGAAGCGATAAAAGAAGCTCTCGAATTGGCTGAAATATCCGGCTTAAACTGCGATTTTATCAGAACCGATGTATATGATATCGGCGAGGAGTATTACAATCAGTTCGATTTTATTTATATAACTATAGGCGCACTTACATGGCTGCCCGATTTAAACATCTTTTTCAGTATAGTATCGAAGATGCTAAAAGACAGCGGCAAAATTATGATATATGATTCCCACCCAATTACTGATATTTTTCTATATGAAAATGAGGAGGGCTTCGATTCTGATAATCCTTTGAAAATAGTTAACTCCTATTTCCGAACTGAGCCATGGATTGATAACGATGGCATTGATTATATCGGTAAAACAAGGTATAAATCAGAAACAACTTATTCTTTTACATATCGCCTATCTGATGTTTTCAATGCGGTTATTAGGAATGGTATCGTCATTGAAGAATTTTATGAAAACCCGCACCATTTATCACCGGAGCATGCGCCTCTTGAAAAAGGACATAAGATACCGCTTAGCTATATTCTCATAGGTCAAAAGCAATAGCGGGAGGGTGCTGTCTTAGCCCATATTATTCATAAAATATATAAGAAAGTCATTGCTCCGCCTATGGCGGACGCCTCTGGCGAACGACGCGGCAATCTCCTTGTTGCCATGCAAATTAAGGCATACAGATTGCCGCGCTTCCTTTGGTCTCCGCCAGTGGCGGAGCTGCTGCATTACCCTATAGGAGTTTATGAATAATTCGGGTTAGGCAGATAACATTACAAATGTATTTTTTCTGTTGTATTCCGTCCGGCAATTTAATATATCATTTATAATTATAATTGCGGTATCGTTGGGAACTCTTTCCTGACGGCATTGAATTGTGCTATCAGGTTTTCAGACCTGATGCAAAAAAACGAAAGGAACAATAAATGAAAGCAAAAAAAATAAACAACGGCTTCTTCCTCCGAATCGATAAAGACGAGGAAATAATATCCGCTATAACAAATTTCATCATAAGCGAAAAAATACAATCAGGGACAATCACCGGTATCGGCGCTCTCACTGAAGTAACTTTGGGTTATTTCAACCGTAATAATAAGCAGTACAACAAACAGGTTTTTAACGGTGCATATGAATTGCTTTCATTAAAGGGAAATATTTCATATGCTAACGATGAACCGATTTTGCATGTTCACTGTGTGCTGGGGGATGCCGATTGTCAAACAATAGGCGGTCATCTCTTCAGCGGAACCGTAGCTGTTACCGGGGAGATATTTATTCAGACATTTCAAGATAAATTCACCCGTAAGTTAAACGAAAACTTTAACCTTAAACTGCTTGATATTTAATATGAAAAAGATAGTAACGTTAATAACCGATTTTGGTACCTCAGACGGCTATATGGGAGCTGTATACGGTGTCCTCAAATCGATAAATCCCGAGATAGACATAATAATTATAACCTGCGCCGTCCCGCCAGCCGATATAAGAAAAGCATCACGAGCTCTGATAAACAGCTGCAGTTTTTATCCTGATGAGACTATTCATATGGTGGTAGTAGACCCAACTGTCGGCCCTAAAAGGCGCTCTATTATAGTCAGGGATGAACGTTATTATTATATTGGCCCGGACAATGGCGTTTTTACGCCAGTGTTTAAATCATCAAGCGATTATGAATGCTTTCAAATTAACAATCCTAAATACCGCCTGACTACCGGTTCGGAAACTTTTTATGGTCGAGATTTATTTGCTCCGGCAGCAGGCTATATCACGCTTGGCGTACCGCTTGACGACTTTGGTCCCAAAATCAACGACCCGGTTATAATAAATGAACCATTGCCCGAAAAAATCAAGAATGATATTATCGGCAAAGTTATTGATATTGATTTCTTTGGCAATCTGGTAACCAATATTCCAGCTGATATGGTAAAGCAGGATTCAAAATTTATTGTCTGCGGCTGTAAGATAACCGGATTAAGTAAAAGCTACGCCGATGTTGAGGCCAAACAGCCGTTAGCTTATATCGGTTCTACGGATTATGTCGAGATTGCTATCAATGGCGGTCATGCCGCCAATTATTTCGGCGCCCTAATCTATGAGGAAGTTAAGGTAGTTGATTACAATAACTAAGGAATAATTTTTAAAAGGAAAATACTAAGCATGTCGGATGAAATCTACAGTGAACAGTCAAATGAAATGCCTTTTCTTAGCCATCTTGAGGAGCTTCGTTGGCGTCTTATTAAGATAATTGCGGCAATAATCATTTGCGCAGTGGCGGCTTATATATTTTCGGATTATCTTTTTCAAGCTCTATGGTACCCCTTAAACCAAGCCGCGCCCGAATTGAAAATACATTACTTCAAAGTTACTGAGGGTTTCACGACTCGCTTGAAACTATCGATAGTTGGCGGCGCTATTGCCGCCTCGCCGATAATCTTCTACCAGATATGGAAATTCGTCCTGCCAGGACTATATGACCGTGAGGTTAAAGTGGTTATGCCGATTGTGTTATTCTCAACCTTGTTTTTTTTCGTAGGCACTTTGTTTTGTTATTTCATCCTTTTGCCGTACGGATTAGGTTTCTTTTATACTCAAGCTCCCGAGGGTACTCAACCGACATTAATGATGGGGGATTATTTAAGTTTTATCCTAATGTTGATATTGGCTTTCGGAATAGTATTTCAACTTCCTGTGGTATCATTTTTTCTTGGGAAAATCGGGCTAATTTCATCGAAATTCTTAGCTAAGGGGCGACGCTATGCGGTGCTGATTATCGCTATTTTGGCGGCAGTTCTCACACCGCCGGATTTTATCAGCCAACTTGGTATAGGAATTCCATTATACATATTATATGAAATCTCTATCATAATTGTTAAGTTGACAGGCTCTGCAGAAAAACAGGAATCAGCCTCAAAAAATCTGACAGGGTGAAGTTAACCTGTTGAAATCATGTATGTTATGTAAAATAATAATATACAGTTCCGAAAATGGTAATATATTTGCTTATATATGGGATGGTGATAATATATGAAAGACAGCAAATATCGGAACATATTATTTTTATTTCATGTAGTATTATAAGGAAGGCAGTTTTACTATGAAAAAATATATCTCTAAAGCGTTGTTTTTGGCTTTAGTAATAATTCCCGCTATAAGTTGGGGTCAATATTATTTCGGACAGAATAAAGTCCAATATACAAATTTCAACTGGCAAGTTTTAACCTCCGATCATTTCAATGTTTACTTTTACCCGGAGGAAGAGAGAATCGCTAAAATAGCGGCCAAGCTTGCCGAGGATAGCTATGAATTTCATGTCGAGAAATTCAACCATATTATCAAAAAGAAAATCCCGCTGATTATATATAGCTCGCCAACATATTTCCATCAAACAAATGTTATCCCTCAGCTATTGCCGGAGGGTGTTGCCGGCTTTACCGAGTATTTAAAAGAACGTGTGGTTGTTCATTATCATGGCTCCTATAAAGACCTTGCCGATCTCATTCGCCATGAATTAACGCATGTTTTTCAGATGAACAAAACTGCTTATATCTGCAAATCTCATCGGAAAAGAAATCCCGCGCGGTCTCCATTATGGTTTACCGAGGGACTTGCCGAGCACTGGTCTGAGGGCTGGAGTTCTGAAGCTGATATGGTTATTCGGGATATGGTTATATCGGGAAATATTGTCCCATTGGATAAAATGTATACCATATCCGGCACTTTCCTTATGTATAAAGTTGGTCAATCTTTCTTAAACTTTGTGGCGGAAACTTACGGGGATGATAAAATAACGATTCTTTTGGAAAACTGGTGGAAAGAACCAACATTTAACATGCTTGTCGAGCA
Coding sequences within:
- a CDS encoding LPP20 family lipoprotein, whose translation is MNDTKNIQLLSCGWRTSSCANLHTLQLCIIAFLITITACGHTQKQPAQRISEKKRLADKIDPQTRYPHEWYITATGSGDTKESAEKKAINGIAQTIKVDIKSQQMLVENYLEKGTSDNMKLQATTSFTNQIDLTTQQNLKNINIAKTWLSDEDGLYYAFAYMDRSETSDILIKDLEILDKDIAAYYQAMQESENKLTALANITKALSLAVERDIKSEQLNSISLGNREYTPAIKSTELIGARHDLAKTIGVMLDLKFDKWDEFPATVAEVLGAYGLRIVDVNPDIIVSGKMNMEHLERKGFFVRWYVELHFTETASNSEFLTYSDDSREGHKSYGEAERRAAKRMSVALRKDLYKKFGEHLESMLGGK
- a CDS encoding M3 family oligoendopeptidase, translated to MTEKSIAPRWDLESVFSGGSKSKEYAKFRAQINAKLEVAEKDVERLAGKSDSSTYEKWGKFILDMQQLYREIYHASSFAGCLVSQDVDDTEGHKIDAEIDVYSAQWQSMMTNFEELSLKLSDDEWDKFIAAAKLDEIRFFLDQIREKAKDKMPPEYEKLVLDLAVDGYHGWNRLYDKMAGDLRVDFTENNETKNISMGQLAPKMDAPDRNIRKQAFEKMTEAWESRAELSALTLNSQAGFRLALYKNRGWDSPLFEPLKNARLKKETIDAMWSVISKAAPGFNKYVDARKKLLGIDRYMWYDQTTPVGKLDKTYSYKEAGDFIVEHIGSFSKEMGEFSKMALDNNWIEAEDRPGKAAGGFCTGLPMKKQSRIFMTYTQTFGDLSTLAHELGHAYHSWVLKEKPIFASRYPMTLAETASTFNELRVKDAALELASDKQEKLMMLDQKLQDAYIMLCNIHARYLFDSVFYEERKKGIVSRQQLDEIMVDAQKKAYAGTLDEKDGWHPMFWASKLHFFFTGVPFYNFPYTFGYLFAIGIYDRAVKEGSSFAGAYKALLADTGGMMTEEVAKKHLGIDLTKEDYWQDAVSRAMADIDSFVKLAEEV
- a CDS encoding class I SAM-dependent methyltransferase, with protein sequence MELKYITNSNREAWNEVTPIHQKARKVNLKEKFKVEGFSILDKYETEKLVDIPIKGKHVAQLCCNNGSETLSLINLGADSGVGFDISDEAIKEALELAEISGLNCDFIRTDVYDIGEEYYNQFDFIYITIGALTWLPDLNIFFSIVSKMLKDSGKIMIYDSHPITDIFLYENEEGFDSDNPLKIVNSYFRTEPWIDNDGIDYIGKTRYKSETTYSFTYRLSDVFNAVIRNGIVIEEFYENPHHLSPEHAPLEKGHKIPLSYILIGQKQ
- a CDS encoding DNA-binding protein, translated to MKAKKINNGFFLRIDKDEEIISAITNFIISEKIQSGTITGIGALTEVTLGYFNRNNKQYNKQVFNGAYELLSLKGNISYANDEPILHVHCVLGDADCQTIGGHLFSGTVAVTGEIFIQTFQDKFTRKLNENFNLKLLDI
- a CDS encoding SAM-dependent chlorinase/fluorinase produces the protein MKKIVTLITDFGTSDGYMGAVYGVLKSINPEIDIIIITCAVPPADIRKASRALINSCSFYPDETIHMVVVDPTVGPKRRSIIVRDERYYYIGPDNGVFTPVFKSSSDYECFQINNPKYRLTTGSETFYGRDLFAPAAGYITLGVPLDDFGPKINDPVIINEPLPEKIKNDIIGKVIDIDFFGNLVTNIPADMVKQDSKFIVCGCKITGLSKSYADVEAKQPLAYIGSTDYVEIAINGGHAANYFGALIYEEVKVVDYNN
- the tatC gene encoding twin-arginine translocase subunit TatC — protein: MSDEIYSEQSNEMPFLSHLEELRWRLIKIIAAIIICAVAAYIFSDYLFQALWYPLNQAAPELKIHYFKVTEGFTTRLKLSIVGGAIAASPIIFYQIWKFVLPGLYDREVKVVMPIVLFSTLFFFVGTLFCYFILLPYGLGFFYTQAPEGTQPTLMMGDYLSFILMLILAFGIVFQLPVVSFFLGKIGLISSKFLAKGRRYAVLIIAILAAVLTPPDFISQLGIGIPLYILYEISIIIVKLTGSAEKQESASKNLTG